In Campylobacter sp. 2014D-0216, the following proteins share a genomic window:
- the tlyA gene encoding 23S rRNA (cytidine-2'-O)-methyltransferase TlyA, whose translation MRFDVFVSTKLNISRNKACELIENKQILLNGEFKKTSFKLTSLNPLEDESLKLTLLEELFVSRAAFKLKHFLHEHAFTIKDKICLDIGSSTGGFVQILHQNKAKHITALDVGSNQLHESLRNLENLQICENTDLREFKSENLYDVITCDVSFISLTHLIYHIDKFAKDLIILLFKPQFEVGKNIKRDKNGVVKDTKAIKNAKESFEKACAKLGWILQVSQESQLKGKEGNVEFFYAYRKN comes from the coding sequence ATGAGGTTTGATGTTTTTGTAAGTACAAAACTAAACATTTCTCGTAATAAAGCTTGTGAGCTTATAGAAAACAAGCAAATTTTACTCAATGGCGAGTTTAAAAAGACTTCTTTTAAACTCACATCTTTAAATCCTTTAGAAGATGAGAGTTTAAAACTCACACTTTTAGAAGAGCTTTTTGTAAGTAGAGCCGCTTTTAAACTCAAGCATTTTTTGCACGAGCATGCATTTACTATAAAAGATAAAATTTGTTTAGATATAGGCTCATCAACCGGAGGTTTTGTACAAATTTTACACCAAAACAAGGCTAAACATATCACTGCTTTAGATGTGGGCTCTAACCAACTTCATGAGAGTTTAAGAAATTTAGAAAATCTTCAAATTTGTGAAAATACCGATTTACGTGAGTTTAAAAGCGAAAATTTATATGATGTTATCACTTGTGATGTGAGTTTTATATCTTTAACGCATTTGATTTATCATATAGATAAATTTGCTAAAGATCTTATCATCTTACTTTTTAAACCTCAATTTGAAGTAGGTAAAAACATTAAGCGCGATAAAAATGGAGTGGTAAAAGATACAAAAGCCATTAAAAATGCCAAAGAAAGCTTTGAAAAAGCCTGTGCAAAACTTGGTTGGATCTTACAAGTAAGTCAAGAGTCGCAGTTAAAAGGAAAAGAAGGCAATGTTGAGTTTTTCTACGCCTATAGAAAAAACTAA
- the ligA gene encoding NAD-dependent DNA ligase LigA yields MTYQEYLEKVKLAKEWMRAYYEDDEPLASDEEYDKLIRELKEFEVKYPEKIAKDSPTQNIAPTIQSEFHKLAHSAKMWSMEDVFDEAELRAWAKRAKCEFDFFIEPKFDGASLNLTYENGILISGATRGDGEVGEDITLNVKEISNIPQSIPYKDKIEIRGEVVILKEDFEKINEKRAKEGLSLFANPRNAASGSLRQLDTSITKERNLKFYPWGVGENSLEFKKHSEVMEFVRSLGFLKDDFVFCVKTLDEVLEKYHELLEKRDQKPMMMDGMVVRVDDLTHCEFLGYTVKFPKFMAAFKFPALEKTTTLLGVNLQVGRSGVITPVAVLEPVNLDGVVVKSATLHNFDEIARLGVMIGDSVSVIRSGDVIPKITKVFTQRRDGLESKISKPTLCPECSSELLDEGAFLKCQNLDCKARLVNSIIHFVSKKCLNIDGLGENIVELLFKEGKITNIESIFFLKYSDFEGLEGFKEKKINNLLSAIENAKKCPLSRFITALGIEHIGEVAAKKLAQSFGFEWFMQSYEAYANLEGFGEQMAKSLEEFTHVNAKRIQHFYEILHLEDEKKELVLNENISNKTFVITGTLSKSRDHFKELIESFGAKVSSSVSKKTDFVLYGSEAGSKLEKAQSLGVKCINEAEFNALLGGADEV; encoded by the coding sequence ATGACTTATCAAGAGTATTTAGAAAAAGTAAAACTAGCAAAAGAATGGATGAGGGCTTACTATGAAGATGATGAGCCTTTAGCAAGCGATGAGGAGTATGATAAACTCATTAGAGAGTTAAAAGAATTTGAAGTAAAATACCCTGAAAAAATTGCTAAAGATTCTCCTACGCAAAATATCGCCCCGACAATACAAAGTGAATTCCACAAGCTTGCACATAGTGCAAAAATGTGGTCTATGGAAGATGTTTTTGATGAAGCTGAGCTTAGAGCTTGGGCAAAAAGAGCCAAATGCGAGTTTGATTTTTTCATAGAACCTAAATTTGATGGAGCAAGTTTAAATCTCACTTATGAAAATGGCATTTTAATCAGCGGTGCTACAAGAGGCGATGGAGAAGTAGGCGAAGATATTACTTTAAATGTAAAAGAGATATCTAACATACCTCAAAGCATACCTTATAAAGATAAAATAGAAATTCGTGGCGAAGTGGTGATTTTAAAAGAAGATTTTGAAAAAATCAATGAAAAAAGAGCCAAAGAGGGCTTAAGTTTATTTGCAAATCCACGCAATGCAGCAAGTGGTTCACTAAGACAGCTTGACACAAGCATTACAAAAGAAAGAAATTTAAAATTTTACCCTTGGGGAGTAGGGGAGAATTCTTTGGAGTTTAAGAAGCACTCTGAAGTGATGGAATTTGTAAGAAGTCTTGGTTTTTTAAAAGATGACTTTGTTTTTTGTGTGAAAACTTTAGATGAGGTTTTGGAAAAATATCATGAGCTTTTGGAAAAAAGAGATCAAAAACCTATGATGATGGATGGTATGGTTGTAAGGGTAGATGACTTAACCCATTGTGAATTTTTAGGCTATACTGTGAAATTTCCAAAATTTATGGCAGCATTTAAATTTCCTGCATTGGAGAAAACTACCACCTTGCTTGGAGTGAATTTGCAAGTAGGAAGAAGCGGAGTGATCACTCCTGTGGCAGTGCTAGAGCCTGTAAATTTAGATGGAGTAGTGGTGAAGTCTGCAACCTTGCATAATTTTGATGAGATAGCAAGACTAGGAGTGATGATAGGCGATAGTGTAAGTGTGATAAGAAGTGGCGATGTGATACCAAAAATCACCAAAGTTTTCACCCAAAGACGTGATGGTTTAGAAAGCAAAATCTCCAAACCAACTCTTTGTCCTGAATGTTCTAGCGAGCTTTTAGATGAGGGTGCTTTTTTAAAATGTCAAAACTTAGACTGCAAGGCAAGACTTGTAAATTCCATTATACATTTTGTATCTAAAAAGTGTTTAAATATAGATGGCCTTGGAGAAAACATCGTCGAGCTTTTATTTAAAGAAGGAAAAATCACCAACATAGAAAGTATATTTTTCTTAAAATACAGTGATTTTGAAGGTTTAGAAGGCTTTAAAGAGAAAAAAATCAACAATCTTCTAAGCGCCATAGAAAATGCAAAAAAATGCCCTTTATCAAGATTTATCACTGCATTGGGTATAGAGCATATTGGCGAAGTAGCGGCTAAAAAGCTGGCGCAATCTTTTGGCTTTGAATGGTTTATGCAAAGTTATGAAGCTTATGCGAATTTAGAAGGCTTTGGCGAACAAATGGCTAAAAGTTTAGAAGAATTTACTCATGTCAACGCAAAGCGTATTCAGCATTTTTATGAAATTTTACACTTAGAAGATGAGAAAAAAGAGCTTGTTTTAAATGAAAATATTTCCAATAAAACCTTTGTGATCACAGGTACTTTAAGCAAATCACGCGATCATTTTAAAGAGTTGATCGAAAGTTTTGGTGCAAAAGTAAGCTCAAGTGTGTCTAAAAAAACTGACTTTGTATTATACGGAAGTGAAGCAGGCTCAAAGCTTGAAAAAGCACAAAGCTTAGGGGTTAAGTGTATCAATGAAGCCGAGTTTAATGCCCTTTTAGGTGGTGCTGATGAGGTTTGA
- a CDS encoding autotransporter outer membrane beta-barrel domain-containing protein, which yields MAKNGDLTLNPNGTALQNDGAIKGNINLNNESKIIGSVLNRGSITGNITLNGKSYITSINNEKTIQGSIDLKGNSQIDTILNKGTIEKGIHLDQSFISSIENKGTINGDGITLANESQVGSIINHEGAKADLDLKGGSFVGSITNNGDMTITRDDTSKIGAFNNEGSIKNKFENKDFMQTFENKQGATLEQGLENTGAIGAIDNKGHIAGISNLANIKTKDNKDKAHIGTIINSGTISHVKMPLATLDDTANMDHAYAIYNNGTIDFLYNQANAVINGGINNEGSMNIINHGSIHNGITNTGTITLSSNFTPSFNKASEHNNGFIGKNNNGHQLENNNKGKISIDGWYFNALEYTKDNNQRLENSIIIGGDNLGGIYADNIYVNTKDLVLNQIYDSNTFFADKNGNSQGNETNNGAGVDASNIHSISGIYNFVNVGKGQYAAVVDTKELSGKTLAKSMVYASRLRAINISNMLRDITSQNFQTEFSQALNMQLSKQGEAYGNDADLLAELEDIFIPNKNPHAKNHTFLLPYYNHSNIKIGKTTGHLKVNTSGLIGGSQRELPKDYGVIGFYLGYEDSKKEQARQRLRFDDKTYYGGLTYYGVLARDGINQYYLSARTILDYTQSDIEKSYQSLPVSVESDTKVYGYGAEIKLGANYYNTLDIARISPELGLSYYGMSNKNFSLYHLGGTKEHYLAEQFNFIDASAALKWYKPWSDKLRTNLTMGAIVNLYNDAKGNLKLGTNHLSAKVETSKYYGFGQLGLSYAIAHNADLSLNYAGAFTFDDTSSHTMFLKLGLWW from the coding sequence ATGGCTAAAAATGGCGATTTGACACTTAACCCAAATGGTACAGCCTTACAAAATGATGGTGCTATTAAGGGCAATATCAATCTTAACAATGAATCTAAAATCATTGGTTCTGTTTTAAACAGAGGATCTATCACAGGTAATATCACTCTTAATGGTAAGTCTTATATCACTTCCATTAACAATGAAAAAACTATCCAAGGTTCTATAGACTTAAAAGGTAATTCTCAAATAGATACTATTTTAAATAAAGGCACCATTGAAAAAGGTATCCATCTAGATCAAAGCTTTATATCTTCTATAGAAAATAAAGGCACTATTAATGGTGATGGTATTACACTAGCAAATGAAAGTCAAGTAGGTTCTATCATTAACCATGAGGGTGCTAAAGCTGACTTAGACTTAAAAGGAGGCTCTTTTGTAGGTTCTATCACTAACAATGGTGATATGACAATCACTAGAGATGATACAAGCAAGATAGGTGCTTTTAATAATGAAGGTAGTATTAAAAACAAATTTGAAAACAAAGACTTTATGCAAACCTTTGAAAACAAACAAGGTGCTACCTTAGAACAAGGCTTAGAAAACACAGGTGCTATAGGAGCTATTGATAATAAAGGTCATATAGCAGGTATTAGCAATTTAGCAAATATAAAAACTAAAGACAATAAAGATAAAGCTCATATTGGAACTATCATCAACTCAGGAACCATTAGCCATGTTAAAATGCCTTTAGCAACACTAGATGATACAGCTAATATGGATCATGCTTATGCTATTTATAATAATGGCACAATAGACTTTTTATATAATCAAGCTAATGCTGTCATTAATGGAGGCATTAACAATGAAGGCTCTATGAATATCATCAATCATGGTAGCATACACAATGGTATTACAAATACAGGTACTATTACACTTAGTTCTAATTTTACTCCAAGCTTTAACAAAGCAAGTGAACATAATAATGGCTTTATTGGTAAAAATAACAATGGCCACCAATTAGAAAACAATAATAAGGGTAAAATTAGCATAGATGGTTGGTATTTTAATGCTTTAGAATATACTAAAGATAACAACCAAAGATTAGAAAATTCTATCATCATAGGTGGAGATAATCTAGGTGGTATTTATGCAGATAATATTTATGTTAATACTAAAGATTTAGTATTAAATCAAATCTATGATAGTAATACTTTCTTTGCAGATAAAAATGGAAATAGCCAAGGAAATGAAACTAACAATGGTGCAGGTGTAGATGCAAGCAATATCCATAGCATTAGTGGAATTTATAACTTTGTGAATGTAGGTAAGGGTCAATATGCAGCCGTAGTAGATACTAAAGAACTTAGTGGTAAAACCTTAGCAAAGTCTATGGTATATGCTTCAAGATTAAGAGCGATTAATATCTCTAATATGTTAAGAGACATCACCTCTCAAAACTTCCAAACAGAATTCTCTCAAGCATTAAATATGCAATTATCTAAACAAGGTGAAGCTTATGGTAATGATGCAGACTTATTAGCAGAATTAGAAGACATCTTCATTCCTAATAAAAACCCACATGCAAAAAACCATACTTTCTTATTGCCTTATTATAATCACTCTAATATCAAGATAGGAAAAACAACAGGTCATTTAAAGGTTAATACTAGTGGTTTAATAGGAGGTTCTCAAAGAGAACTACCTAAAGACTATGGTGTGATAGGTTTTTATCTAGGATATGAAGATAGTAAAAAAGAACAAGCTAGACAAAGACTAAGATTTGATGATAAAACATACTATGGTGGTTTAACTTATTATGGAGTATTAGCAAGAGATGGGATTAATCAATACTATCTTAGTGCTAGAACAATCTTAGATTATACTCAAAGTGATATAGAAAAAAGCTATCAAAGCTTACCTGTTAGTGTAGAAAGTGATACTAAGGTATATGGTTATGGAGCAGAAATTAAACTAGGTGCAAATTATTATAATACTTTAGATATTGCAAGAATTTCTCCTGAGCTTGGTCTTAGTTATTATGGTATGAGTAATAAAAACTTTTCTCTTTATCACTTAGGTGGAACAAAAGAACACTACCTAGCAGAACAGTTTAATTTTATTGATGCAAGTGCTGCTTTAAAATGGTATAAACCATGGAGTGATAAATTAAGAACCAATCTTACTATGGGAGCTATTGTAAACTTATACAATGATGCAAAAGGAAATTTAAAACTAGGTACTAATCATCTTAGTGCAAAAGTAGAAACTTCAAAGTATTATGGGTTTGGACAATTAGGTCTTTCTTATGCTATAGCACATAATGCTGACTTATCACTCAATTATGCAGGTGCATTTACCTTTGATGATACTAGTTCACATACGATGTTTTTAAAACTAGGTTTATGGTGGTAA
- the cmoA gene encoding carboxy-S-adenosyl-L-methionine synthase CmoA, translating into MKDEIFKKPLEKQFEFDKSVASVFDDMVSRSVPFYTQNLKLIVELIDHFTSQNAKICDLGCSTATLLLALYEKRKDLLLSGVDDAKAMLEIAKSKCQAFGAKVEFYQKNLDDFEFFANDVFIATYTLQFIRPPKRQELVDKIYQNLNKNGVFILSEKILYDDVKIAKKMIQIYEQYKLEQGYSKLEISTKREALENVLIPYTQNENITMLKKAGFSKVESVFKWVNFETFIAFK; encoded by the coding sequence ATGAAAGATGAAATTTTTAAAAAACCTTTAGAAAAACAATTCGAATTCGATAAAAGCGTAGCAAGTGTATTTGATGATATGGTTTCAAGATCTGTGCCTTTTTATACACAAAATTTAAAACTCATAGTAGAACTCATCGATCATTTTACATCGCAAAATGCTAAAATTTGTGATCTTGGTTGCTCTACGGCCACTTTGTTGCTAGCATTATATGAAAAAAGAAAAGATTTGCTTTTGAGCGGGGTTGATGATGCAAAAGCTATGCTAGAGATCGCCAAAAGCAAATGCCAAGCTTTTGGAGCTAAGGTGGAGTTTTATCAAAAAAATTTAGATGATTTTGAATTTTTTGCAAATGATGTTTTCATCGCTACTTATACTTTGCAGTTTATCCGTCCACCCAAAAGACAAGAACTAGTTGATAAAATTTACCAAAACCTCAATAAAAATGGCGTATTTATACTCAGTGAGAAAATTCTCTACGATGATGTCAAAATAGCTAAAAAAATGATCCAAATTTATGAGCAGTATAAGCTAGAACAAGGTTATAGTAAGCTAGAAATTTCCACCAAAAGAGAAGCTTTGGAAAATGTCCTCATACCTTATACCCAAAATGAAAATATAACCATGTTGAAAAAAGCTGGTTTTTCTAAAGTAGAAAGTGTATTTAAATGGGTAAATTTTGAAACATTCATTGCTTTTAAGTGA
- the ychF gene encoding redox-regulated ATPase YchF: MSLSVGIVGLPNVGKSTTFNALTRAQNAESANYPFCTIEPNKAVVPVPDHRLKELAKIVNPQKIIRSNIEFVDIAGLVAGASKGEGLGNKFLSNIRETEMILHIVRCFDDENITHVAGSVDPVRDVQIIETELILADIEQLSKKIEKLTKGAKANEKGAKESLALANELLEHLNQNNSASSFPNKNEVYQALIKELRLLSAKEVIYGANVDENSLLEDNDFVKDLKEFAAKSGHEVIKLCSKIEEEMIALSDEENYEFLKSLGIESSGLEVVIRTAFSKLNLISYFTAGQIEVRSWTIQRGWKAPKAASVIHNDFEKGFIKAEVISYEDYIACKGESGAKEAGKLRLEGKDYIVQDGDVMHFRFNV; this comes from the coding sequence ATGAGTTTATCAGTTGGTATAGTTGGACTTCCAAACGTAGGAAAATCAACCACTTTTAATGCACTAACAAGAGCACAAAATGCCGAAAGTGCGAATTATCCATTTTGTACTATAGAACCTAATAAAGCTGTGGTTCCTGTGCCTGATCATCGCTTAAAAGAATTAGCAAAGATCGTAAATCCACAAAAAATCATACGCTCTAATATCGAATTTGTAGACATAGCAGGATTAGTTGCAGGAGCAAGTAAAGGCGAAGGTTTAGGCAATAAATTTTTATCTAACATCCGCGAAACAGAAATGATTTTACACATTGTGCGTTGTTTTGATGATGAAAACATCACTCATGTTGCAGGCAGTGTTGACCCTGTGCGTGATGTGCAAATCATAGAAACTGAATTAATACTAGCAGATATTGAACAACTTAGCAAAAAAATAGAAAAACTCACCAAAGGTGCAAAAGCAAACGAAAAAGGTGCAAAAGAAAGTTTGGCCTTGGCAAATGAACTCTTAGAGCATTTAAACCAAAACAATAGCGCGAGTTCATTTCCAAATAAAAATGAAGTTTACCAAGCGCTCATAAAAGAACTAAGACTACTTTCAGCCAAAGAAGTCATCTATGGAGCTAATGTTGATGAGAATTCGCTTTTAGAAGATAATGACTTCGTAAAAGATCTAAAAGAATTTGCCGCTAAATCCGGCCATGAAGTGATCAAGCTTTGCTCTAAAATAGAAGAAGAAATGATAGCTCTAAGTGATGAAGAAAACTATGAATTTTTAAAATCCTTAGGTATAGAAAGTAGTGGTTTAGAAGTCGTAATACGCACTGCATTTTCTAAACTGAATTTAATTAGTTATTTCACTGCAGGGCAAATCGAAGTCAGATCATGGACTATACAAAGAGGTTGGAAAGCACCTAAAGCAGCAAGTGTGATCCATAACGACTTTGAAAAAGGTTTTATCAAAGCTGAAGTAATTTCTTATGAAGATTATATTGCCTGCAAAGGCGAAAGTGGCGCTAAAGAAGCAGGAAAGCTACGCCTTGAAGGAAAAGACTACATCGTACAAGATGGTGATGTAATGCATTTTAGATTCAATGTTTGA
- a CDS encoding leucyl aminopeptidase, translating into MTFNFKEESIESIHADFEIILIQDKKIEKYTQSQELFKLSNYKGEGVCIDMQNKILYCELKSLDYEDIRLAFANAYKALKKLEIQSVKTRSVVGKCVVNSFNAIIQGFTFGAYEFNKYKKEPSLSKLQNIIISKDEINEKSYSLEEACIGVNYGQVFSNACDFAKNIVNEIPQIYTPAKMTEDALDLGQNDYKITCKIYESDFLEQEKMQAFLAVNRASAHPPKLIHLSYKPKNAKMRVVFVGKGLTYDSGGLSLKPADYMLTMKSDKSGGAAAMAIIKGASELDLDIEVHSIIGATENMIGGNAYKPDDVLISREGVSIEVRNTDAEGRLVLADCLSLAQDLKPDLLIDLATLTGACVVGLGEYTSAIMGNNEDLQNEFYKVSKKSGDLATILHFNPHLKELIKSNIADVSNTSTSRYGGAITAGLFLNSFIREEYKDKWLHLDIAGPAYLEKAWGYHSFGATGAGVRMCLAYLLYLSRNKK; encoded by the coding sequence ATGACTTTTAATTTTAAAGAAGAAAGCATCGAATCCATTCATGCTGATTTTGAAATCATTTTAATACAAGATAAAAAAATAGAAAAATACACTCAAAGTCAAGAACTTTTTAAACTTTCTAATTATAAAGGAGAAGGTGTTTGCATTGATATGCAAAATAAAATTCTTTATTGTGAGTTAAAAAGTTTAGACTATGAAGATATAAGACTTGCCTTTGCTAATGCTTACAAGGCTTTAAAAAAACTTGAAATTCAAAGCGTTAAAACACGCAGTGTAGTTGGCAAATGCGTAGTTAATAGCTTTAATGCGATTATTCAGGGTTTTACCTTTGGTGCTTATGAATTTAACAAATACAAAAAAGAACCAAGTTTAAGTAAATTACAAAACATCATTATCTCTAAAGATGAAATCAATGAAAAATCTTACAGTCTAGAAGAAGCATGCATAGGCGTTAATTATGGTCAAGTTTTTTCTAATGCATGTGATTTTGCAAAAAATATCGTTAACGAAATTCCACAAATTTATACTCCTGCTAAAATGACAGAAGATGCACTTGACTTAGGTCAAAATGACTATAAAATCACTTGCAAAATCTACGAAAGTGACTTTTTAGAGCAAGAAAAAATGCAAGCATTTTTAGCTGTAAATCGCGCTTCGGCACACCCACCAAAACTCATTCATCTTTCTTATAAACCAAAAAATGCAAAGATGAGAGTGGTATTTGTAGGTAAGGGTTTAACTTATGATAGTGGCGGGCTTAGTCTAAAACCAGCTGATTATATGCTGACAATGAAATCAGATAAAAGTGGTGGTGCAGCCGCAATGGCTATCATAAAAGGTGCAAGTGAATTAGATCTTGACATTGAAGTGCATTCTATCATCGGAGCTACTGAAAATATGATAGGTGGCAATGCTTATAAACCCGATGATGTATTGATTTCTAGAGAAGGTGTGAGTATTGAAGTAAGAAATACTGATGCTGAAGGAAGATTGGTTTTAGCAGATTGTCTTTCGCTTGCTCAAGATCTTAAGCCTGATTTACTCATCGATTTAGCTACTTTAACAGGTGCGTGCGTTGTTGGGCTTGGGGAGTATACTAGTGCCATCATGGGCAACAATGAAGACTTGCAAAACGAATTTTACAAGGTAAGCAAAAAAAGTGGAGATTTAGCTACTATTTTACATTTTAATCCTCACTTAAAAGAACTTATTAAATCTAATATCGCAGATGTTAGCAATACTTCTACAAGTCGTTATGGTGGAGCTATTACTGCGGGGTTATTTTTAAATTCTTTCATTAGAGAAGAATACAAAGACAAATGGCTACATCTAGATATCGCAGGACCAGCTTACCTAGAAAAGGCTTGGGGTTATCATAGCTTTGGCGCAACAGGTGCAGGTGTTAGAATGTGCCTTGCATATTTACTTTATCTTTCAAGGAATAAAAAATGA
- a CDS encoding DedA family protein, producing MEEFLKQLLYDYKNWAYIIVFLWCILEGELALILAGIFAHEGHVNLGLIIFIAGLGGFVGDQIYFYIGRYNKKYIQKKLRTQRRKFAIAHLLLQRFGWPIIFIQRYMYGFRTIIPMSIGLTRYSARKFAFINLISAWAWAAITILLAWFFGKEIWLAVEWAGNHWYFAVPIIACFLLALFLGMKQIEKSILKKRTRK from the coding sequence ATGGAAGAATTTCTAAAACAACTTTTATATGATTATAAAAATTGGGCTTATATTATTGTATTTTTATGGTGTATACTTGAGGGAGAACTTGCATTAATTTTAGCAGGTATTTTTGCACATGAAGGGCATGTAAATCTAGGACTTATCATTTTTATCGCGGGTTTAGGTGGTTTTGTGGGAGATCAAATATACTTTTATATAGGAAGATATAATAAAAAATATATCCAAAAAAAGCTCCGAACTCAAAGGCGTAAATTTGCCATAGCGCATTTACTTTTACAGCGTTTTGGTTGGCCTATCATCTTTATACAAAGATATATGTATGGCTTTAGGACTATCATCCCTATGAGTATAGGACTTACACGCTATAGTGCAAGAAAATTCGCTTTTATCAATCTCATTAGCGCTTGGGCTTGGGCTGCGATAACTATTTTACTTGCTTGGTTTTTCGGTAAAGAAATTTGGCTAGCTGTTGAATGGGCAGGAAATCACTGGTATTTTGCGGTGCCAATTATTGCTTGTTTCTTACTTGCATTGTTTTTAGGCATGAAACAAATAGAAAAATCCATACTTAAAAAAAGGACTAGAAAATGA
- the apt gene encoding adenine phosphoribosyltransferase, whose protein sequence is MMNEQDKQYLLNSIRAIKDFPKEGIVFRDITTLLNNKEAFAFLMDHLVEKYQNANLDYIVGIESRGFIFGAALSARLKLPFVPIRKPGKLPSKCIQESYSLEYGNDTIEIHVDAFNNTNAKVLLIDDLIATGGTAIAAVKLIEKLNAKCAEACFLLELKDLDGAKELAKLTSVYSVLEV, encoded by the coding sequence ATGATGAACGAACAAGATAAACAGTATTTATTAAATAGCATTAGAGCTATAAAAGACTTCCCAAAAGAAGGAATTGTTTTTAGAGATATCACGACTTTATTAAACAATAAAGAAGCATTTGCGTTTTTAATGGATCATTTGGTGGAAAAATACCAAAACGCAAATCTTGATTATATTGTCGGTATAGAAAGTAGAGGTTTTATTTTTGGAGCTGCATTAAGCGCAAGATTAAAACTACCTTTTGTGCCTATTAGAAAACCAGGGAAACTTCCATCAAAATGCATACAAGAATCATATAGTCTAGAATATGGTAACGATACCATAGAAATCCATGTTGATGCTTTTAACAATACAAATGCAAAAGTTTTACTTATAGACGATCTTATTGCTACAGGTGGGACAGCAATCGCAGCTGTTAAACTCATAGAAAAACTCAATGCAAAATGTGCAGAGGCTTGTTTTTTACTAGAATTAAAAGATCTTGATGGAGCCAAAGAACTAGCTAAACTTACTTCTGTTTATAGCGTTTTAGAGGTGTGA
- a CDS encoding bifunctional riboflavin kinase/FAD synthetase: MLSFSTPIEKTKITNLAIGRFDGMHLGHFELFKHLDENGALFVITKEENKALTPGNFRATLVDFPLIFCDFDQIKDYKGEEFLKLLKQEFPKLEKIIVGYDFKFGKERKCSAKDIQSLCGVNTIIVDEFKIQNKSVHASMVKTLLKEAKVKEAKKFLGRFYTIKANIIKGQGIGAKELVATLNLHAKDFILPKDGVYATFVTLKDQCYQSVSFLGVRSTDENFAIETHILDEHFTHTNAKHLQLSFIDYIRANAKFNNLALLKAQISKDIKKAKEILGRSHER; encoded by the coding sequence ATGTTGAGTTTTTCTACGCCTATAGAAAAAACTAAAATCACAAACTTAGCTATAGGTCGTTTTGATGGTATGCATTTGGGGCATTTTGAGCTTTTTAAACATTTAGATGAAAATGGAGCTTTGTTTGTCATCACTAAAGAAGAAAACAAAGCCCTAACACCTGGAAATTTTAGAGCAACTTTAGTTGATTTTCCTTTGATTTTTTGTGATTTTGATCAAATCAAAGACTACAAAGGCGAGGAATTTCTAAAACTTTTAAAGCAAGAATTTCCCAAGCTAGAAAAAATCATCGTAGGGTATGATTTTAAATTTGGTAAAGAAAGAAAATGTAGTGCTAAAGATATACAAAGTCTTTGTGGGGTAAATACCATCATCGTAGATGAGTTTAAAATTCAAAACAAAAGCGTTCATGCAAGCATGGTTAAAACTTTACTCAAAGAAGCTAAAGTCAAAGAAGCTAAAAAATTTCTAGGTAGGTTTTATACCATAAAAGCAAACATCATCAAAGGCCAAGGTATAGGCGCTAAAGAGCTTGTTGCGACTTTAAATTTACATGCAAAAGACTTCATTTTGCCTAAAGATGGTGTGTATGCAACTTTTGTAACACTAAAAGATCAATGCTACCAAAGCGTGAGTTTTTTAGGGGTAAGATCTACTGATGAAAATTTTGCCATAGAAACACACATTTTAGATGAGCATTTTACACATACTAATGCAAAGCATTTGCAACTAAGTTTCATTGACTATATAAGAGCTAATGCAAAATTTAACAACCTAGCCTTGCTAAAAGCACAAATTAGTAAAGATATCAAAAAAGCAAAAGAAATTTTAGGAAGATCCCATGAAAGATGA